The proteins below are encoded in one region of Candidatus Paceibacterota bacterium:
- a CDS encoding helix-turn-helix transcriptional regulator translates to FVDHGSLYLALQRLEDKKWISAKWGVSENNRKARFYSLTAKGRQQLAEKTSEWQRLTRAMGLILNRQEA, encoded by the coding sequence TTCGTCGATCATGGCTCGCTCTATCTTGCTCTCCAGCGCCTTGAAGACAAGAAGTGGATCAGCGCCAAGTGGGGCGTCAGTGAGAACAACCGCAAGGCGCGCTTCTATTCGCTGACGGCCAAGGGACGCCAGCAGCTCGCAGAAAAGACCAGCGAGTGGCAGCGGTTGACGAGAGCGATGGGATTGATTCTGAACCGCCAGGAGGCCTAG
- a CDS encoding ABC transporter permease, translating into MFRRRRSADDFAEEIKSHVELEADELQSDGLSEDEARRRARVEFGNAQTAQERFYLRSRIVWLDNLLHDMKFAIRQLTRHPGFAAIAIVTLALGIAANSTIVSWINSTLLDPIPGIPHTSDMITVMRGERSEHPTPPFSYLDYADLRESTRSFTGLLAYHDDYMAITDSGTPERIYGTLTSSNYFEVLGVRPFLGRSLESTASNERLGTAEAVLGYGLWQHHFGADPSIIGKVVHINLRPFTIVGVAPEGFQGCLSGLRSDLWIPLGMDSQISGDERIKYRDVPWLNVLGKLKPGVGHRRAETELNVLMQRLAERFPDAHKGPNTISSDPLWRSPFGVNVYLYGTLPILFALASVLLLLVCANLANLLLVRSVARRREFAIRLSIGATRWRLVLQLMVENALIALAGGGLALLLTTWTARGLSAFLPPTTLPLVLNGHVDRTVLVATTMMSLLAAAVSGVVPALRASRIALAPVSTLREEGLNTSGGIHKSRLAGGLVVGQIALAMLLLVCAGLLVSSQQKAQDAYPGFDPSHVFLASFDLKPVGYSRAQGVEFDKQMLVRLKSLP; encoded by the coding sequence GTGTTCAGACGCAGAAGAAGCGCGGACGATTTTGCCGAGGAGATCAAATCGCATGTCGAGCTCGAAGCCGATGAGTTACAGAGCGACGGCTTGAGCGAAGACGAGGCGCGGCGCAGGGCAAGAGTCGAGTTCGGCAACGCGCAGACAGCGCAAGAACGCTTCTATCTCAGGAGCCGTATCGTCTGGCTCGACAATCTGCTCCACGATATGAAATTCGCGATTCGTCAGCTGACAAGACATCCGGGCTTCGCCGCCATTGCCATCGTCACTCTTGCGCTGGGTATCGCCGCCAACAGCACGATCGTCAGTTGGATCAACTCGACGCTCCTCGATCCTATTCCCGGAATCCCGCACACGAGCGACATGATCACGGTCATGCGCGGCGAGCGAAGCGAGCATCCCACGCCGCCCTTTTCGTACCTCGACTACGCGGACCTTCGCGAGAGCACGCGGAGCTTCACCGGGTTACTCGCTTATCACGACGACTACATGGCGATCACGGACTCGGGCACGCCAGAGCGCATTTATGGGACGCTGACGTCGTCGAATTACTTTGAGGTACTCGGTGTGCGCCCGTTCCTCGGCCGGTCGCTTGAATCGACTGCGTCAAATGAGCGGCTGGGTACAGCGGAAGCGGTGCTCGGCTACGGTTTGTGGCAGCACCATTTTGGCGCGGATCCTTCGATCATTGGAAAGGTCGTTCATATCAATCTGCGTCCGTTCACGATTGTCGGTGTCGCCCCCGAGGGTTTCCAAGGCTGCCTGAGCGGATTGCGGTCCGATCTATGGATACCGCTTGGCATGGATTCGCAGATTTCGGGTGACGAACGAATCAAGTATCGCGACGTCCCATGGCTCAACGTGCTCGGCAAGCTCAAGCCGGGAGTCGGTCATCGCCGGGCTGAAACCGAGCTGAATGTCCTGATGCAGCGCCTCGCGGAGCGGTTTCCGGATGCGCACAAGGGACCGAACACGATCTCTTCCGATCCGCTGTGGCGGTCGCCCTTTGGCGTGAATGTCTATCTTTATGGAACGCTGCCCATTCTGTTCGCGCTGGCGTCGGTGCTCTTGCTGCTGGTCTGCGCGAACCTGGCGAATCTTCTATTGGTGCGCTCGGTGGCGCGCCGGCGCGAATTTGCCATTCGCCTGTCGATAGGGGCAACCCGCTGGAGGCTGGTGCTTCAACTGATGGTGGAGAATGCGTTGATCGCTCTGGCAGGAGGCGGGCTCGCGCTGTTGTTGACCACATGGACGGCACGCGGATTATCGGCGTTTCTGCCGCCCACGACGCTTCCTCTTGTGCTGAACGGACACGTTGACCGCACGGTGCTAGTGGCGACCACCATGATGTCGCTTCTCGCTGCCGCGGTGTCCGGCGTTGTGCCGGCGCTTCGAGCTTCCCGCATCGCCCTCGCTCCGGTGTCTACCTTGAGGGAGGAAGGACTCAATACCTCCGGAGGCATCCACAAGTCACGCCTGGCAGGAGGACTGGTCGTCGGACAGATTGCGTTGGCGATGCTGCTACTGGTCTGTGCCGGA